The following proteins come from a genomic window of Macaca thibetana thibetana isolate TM-01 chromosome 15, ASM2454274v1, whole genome shotgun sequence:
- the PDCL gene encoding phosducin-like protein — protein sequence MTTLDDKLLGEKLQYYYSSSEDEDSDHEDKDPGRGAPASSSVPAEAELAGEGISVNTGPKGVINDWRRFKQLETEQKEEQCREMERLIKKLSMTCRSHLDEEEEQQKQKDLQEKISGKMTLKEFAMMNEDQDDEEFLQQYRKQRMEEMRQQLHKGPQFKQVFEISSGEGFLDMIDKEQKNIVIMVHIYEDGIPGTEAMNGCMICLAAEYPAVKFCRVKSSVIGASSRFTRNALPALLIYKGGELIGNFVRVTDQLGDDFFAVDLEAFLQEFGLLPEKEVLVLTSVRNSATCHSEDSDLEID from the exons ATGACCACCCTTGATGATAAGTTGCTGGGGGAGAAACTGCAGTACTACTACAGCAGCAGTGAGGATGAGGACAGTGACCACGAGGACAAGGATCCAGGCAGAGGTGCCCCGGCCAGCAGTTCTGTTCCTGCAGAGGCTGAGCTGGCAGGCGAAGGCATCTCAGTTAACACAG GCCCAAAAGGTGTGATCAATGACTGGCGCCGCTTCAAGCAGTTGGAGACAGAGCAGAAGGAGGAGCAGTGTCGGGAGATGGAAAGGCTGATCAAGAAGCTGTCAATGACTTGCAGGTCCCATCTGGATGAAGAGGAGGagcaacagaaacagaaagacctCCAGGAGAAGATCAGTGGGAAG ATGACTCTGAAGGAGTTTGCCATGATGAATGAGGACCAAGACGATGAGGAGTTTCTGCAGCAGTACCGGAAGCAGCGAATGGAAGAGATGCGGCAGCAGCTTCACAAGGGGCCCCAATTCAAGCAGGTTTTTGAGATCTCCAGTGGAGAAGGGTTTTTAGACATGAttgataaagaacagaaaaacattGTCATCATGGTTCATATTTATGAGGATGGCATTCCAGGGACCGAAGCCATGAATGGTTGCATGATCTGCCTTGCCGCAGAGTACCCAGCTGTCAAGTTCTGCAGGGTGAAGAGCTCAGTTATTGGTGCCAGCAGTCGGTTCACCAGGAATGCCCTTCCTGCCCTGCTGATCTATAAGGGGGGTGAATTGATCGGCAATTTTGTTCGTGTTACTGACCAGCTGGGGGATGATTTCTTTGCTGTGGACCTTGAAGCTTTTCTCCAGGAATTTGGATTACTCCCAGAAAAGGAAGTCTTGGTGCTCACATCTGTGCGTAACTCTGCCACCTGTCACAGTGAGGATAGTGACCTAGAAATAGATTGA